In Lycium ferocissimum isolate CSIRO_LF1 chromosome 3, AGI_CSIRO_Lferr_CH_V1, whole genome shotgun sequence, the genomic window ACAAGAATATAATAAGCGGATAAACTTTAGCCTCAAGATGATACATATAATTTCCTTCTAATTTTAGTAGGGTTTAATGTTTATGGTTATTGTAAATTATTTACTGAtgtgaatttgaaatttattacTGTGTATGtgcattttgaattttgaaagacATTGCACTTTAGTGTTTTAATTGTCTCTTCTTGATGTCGATCATTACATGTTGAGGTTACGAGCCTGGGCAATTGGAGCAATTAATTGCACTAGTcaaatttgcttataacaacagttatcatacTAACATCTAGATATCTCATTTCCCTATGAAGCCTTTTATAGAAGGTGTTGTAGATCTCCGAAAGGGATCGTCAAAACCGGTGAGCCCAACCTGTTGGGGTTGGATTTAGGAAGGATTATGTTGGATATCGTCCAAGTATATCTCGTGCAAAAATAATAATCACTCTGTCCATGTTTACGCCACACtcttcctttttagtttgtcctAGAAAGAAACGCACATTTTCGTATTTAATAACAATTTACCTCTAAACGCAATAGAAGAATTGcgtttaaaaaatccaatacttcctccgtcccatattagttgtccaCTTACAATAAATATTCCTCCCAaaatacttgttcatttacaaaatcaaaatataattaattaagtttttcctactttgcattaacattaattgttttttaaagtaaccaatattgattagagtgcAATTAATTGGAGAGAGATAACGGTAATTAGCTTGCCTAAATACACTTTTATTCATGAGTTCTTAAAGGGCGTGTAAAGGAGAAAATGGACAAATAATATGGCACGGGGGGAGTATAATTAACGACATTGTGTCAGCTGCATTCTGTAAAGGTAATGATGgataattggatatcatcaattCTTTTATTaccataataatcaaaattagGCTGCTATATATGCCGCCACATTATTCAAGAAAAAACTTCCGAATTCTATATATCAAAATTCTGGATACTTGAACATGCCTAGTACCGGATTATACACAGAGAATCCCCCATCAATGAATAGATTGTGCCCACTGATATACTTAGCATCATCACTTGCCAAGAATAGTGCTGCTTTTGCAATATCATCCACCCTCAAAGTCACACCTTTAAGGTTCCCAAACGTACCCATAGCCTGCTCAAGCCGTTCATTTTCAAGCCCAATGAACTTCATCGCCAACGGCGTAACCATCGCGAAGGGCGACAAGCAATTCACACGTATACCGAATTGCCCCAGCTCCACTGCCAGGTTCTTGGTAAGCCCCAACACGGCGTGTTTGGAGCTGCAGTATGCATGCGATGCTGCAGCTCCGAGCCTGGAGCTTATACTGGCGGTGGAGATGATGCAACCGCTACGTGTTGGGACCATGACACGAGCGGCGTGCTTC contains:
- the LOC132049432 gene encoding secoisolariciresinol dehydrogenase-like; protein product: MASASFLSTIGKRLEGKVATITGGASGIGEATAKLFSEHGAKVAILDVQDELGNSVSNALGGSSNCIYIHCDVTNEDDIQNAVDKTIATFGKLDIMFCNAGISDDMKPRILDNMKADFERVLSINVTGVFLCMKHAARVMVPTRSGCIISTASISSRLGAAASHAYCSSKHAVLGLTKNLAVELGQFGIRVNCLSPFAMVTPLAMKFIGLENERLEQAMGTFGNLKGVTLRVDDIAKAALFLASDDAKYISGHNLFIDGGFSVYNPVLGMFKYPEF